The sequence below is a genomic window from Granulicatella elegans.
ATTATAGCGAACTTTCCGTATATAAAATAGCCGCAAAAGAAATCTTAGAAAATTATAATAAGCTACCAAAGACAAAAGAAATACTATCCAAACTCGATAAATTGCAAGAAAAAAAGAACACCCTTATGCAAGAGTATTCTTTGAATAAAGAACAATTTTCTGACCTTGTTCAGTATAGGAAAAACTATGAAAATTATTATGGGAAGGAGGTGGAGAGGTAGCTTCTCTCCATCATCATTTATTACAAAGTTGATGGTTTATGTTCTATTCCATACTCAATTAAATCTTCAATATTATCTTTAATATCGCTATAAACATTTTTGCTTGATAAGTATACAGAATCAAAACATTTAACATACTTTGACAGTTTTTCACCTTCTAATGTTAAATAATCAAAAGGATTGTTGCCCTTATCATCTTGCTCTCCCAATGCATTCTCCAACTTGTGGATATAAATTCCAACAATACCTTTGTTTAACTCGTATGCTTTTTTTATTTCATAATTTATCCATTTTCTATTTGCTGTTTTTTCTCCAATCAAAACAACTAAACATGAACGCTTGTTTAGCTGTTCATCAATCCATTCTTTAATTTTACTTTCAGTTTTTTCTTTTACTTCCTCCCAGTCATTATCTGAAAAGGTAGAGCTACTGTCTACTTTCCCCATGTTGCGAACCTGTCCTGCCCTCCAATTATCATTGTCGTAATGAAAGCTAAAAAACACCTGTCTTTTTGCCATTTAAAACTCCTCCTTATTTAATATTTTAACTGCTTGTACTATGTTTTTAATAGACATATCTATATCGCCATTGCTTTGTTTATTTGCCTGTTCAATTGCACTTATTATATGTTTGTCTAAAATTTCTTGAGTTGTTTGTTTAAATATTTCTTTGGCTGCCCCGCCAGTATATTCAATAGGCAAACATACTAATCCATGTTTTTTACATAACTCAAATTCATCCATCACTCCATGTGCAATATCTTCTGTTTTTTTGTTTCCAAAAATGAATATAGCGATGCCACAATTTTCAATCATCTGCTCTCTATTTTCTTTATATAGCTTATCTAAATCAATACCTAATGAACTATTTTGAGGAAAAGGCATAAGCGTTAAAAAATCATTTATTTTGGACTTATGAGTCAAACAATAATCTGCAACTCCATTTAATACAAAATCACCGACACCTTTACCATATCCATTCACAATATGATAACCATTTTTTGATAGTTCAAAAGATAGTTTATGAATAAAATTTTCTCCAGTTTCCTGAGAATAAGTCGAATAGGAGTACGCACTACCCGATATAAATATTGTTTTCCTTCTAAATC
It includes:
- a CDS encoding TIR domain-containing protein, which codes for MAKRQVFFSFHYDNDNWRAGQVRNMGKVDSSSTFSDNDWEEVKEKTESKIKEWIDEQLNKRSCLVVLIGEKTANRKWINYEIKKAYELNKGIVGIYIHKLENALGEQDDKGNNPFDYLTLEGEKLSKYVKCFDSVYLSSKNVYSDIKDNIEDLIEYGIEHKPSTL